In Tessaracoccus sp. MC1865, the DNA window AGTGTCAGACCGCAAGCCCCGTGTCGTGCTGTTCCGGCACGCCCCCGTCGACTTCGATTCCCGCGCCAAGCGCATCGCGGGCACCCTGCACAGGGGAGGCTTCGAGCCCATCATCATCTCCCTGGAACCCGCCGGCGGGACGTCCGAGGAGTTCCTGCTGGACGACGCCATCCGGGTCATCCGGGTGCCGCTGGCGTTCCGGCCCAAGGAGTCGCTGCTGAAATCGGTGCCGACGGATCCGAATGCGCCGGACCCGGCCGTCGAGCAGGTGCGCGCGCTGCGTCGCCGCCGCGGGATCTATGCCGAGCGGGTCAAGGGTGCTGACGCGGCCTCGGCCAAGGCCGCCGCGCACTACGCGAAGCTCACGGCCCAGATGGCACCCTTCGTCGCCGGCCGGCTCGGCCGACGCGTGGCCCACCGCGTGGGGTGGGCGCTCGACACGGTCACGGCGCCGCTGCGTCCCGATGCCGCGCACCGTGACCTCTACCGCGACCTCGACCTCGCCACCACGCTGCCCATCGCGGACCACACGGCCTACACCCTCACGGATCTGCTGATCTCGCTGCGGCCCGACATCCTGCACGCCCACCACCCCAACGTGCTCCCCGCCGCGTGGCAGGCGCTCGACGCCCTGCGCTCCGCCGGCCACCCCGTCCGCGTCTCGCTGGACATCCGCGAGAACTTCACCGGCCTCCCGGACAAGGAGATCGGCGACATCGTGGCCCACCGCACGCTGCTGGAGCTGCAGCGTCGCTTCATGCCCTTCGCAGATCACGTCACGTCGGTGAACCAGCAGATCGCCGACATCGTCACGGAGCAGTACGCGCTGGAGCGCCCTGCCATCGAACTGCGCAACTACCCGGTGCTGGCGGAGCCCACCGGTCCCCGCACCGTCCGTGAGGCGGCAGGGGTCGACGACGGCACGCCGTTGATCGTCTACTCCGGCGTGATGAGCCGCGCCCGGGGCATGGACACCCTGATCGACGCCATGGCGCACGTGCCCGCCGACGCCCATCTGGCCATCGTCACGATGCCGCTGCCGCATCCCATGGAGCCCGAGCTGATGGAGCAGGCCGAGGGGCTGGGCGTGGCGGACCGGATCCATTTCGTGCCCGCCGTGGACCAGAGCGAGCTGATCCACTACCTCAGCGGCGCGGATGTCGCCGTCCACCCCATGCCCGGGGGGTCGCCGAACCACGACCAGGCCATGCCCAACAAGCTGTTCGAGTACCTCCACGCCGGCCTCACGTTCGTCACGTCCGACGCCAAGTTGCTGGCGCAGTTCGTCACCGACAACGGCATGGGCCGTGTGTTCCGCTCGCATGACGCGGAGGACCTCGGCCGCCAGTTGACGGCCGCGCTGGCGGCCCCCGTGCCGGCCGAGCACCTCGCGGCGCTCGCCGAGCGGTACTCCTGGCAGCACAACGAAGCGGTCATCCTGAAGGAGTTCTCCAGGCTCGCCATCCTCACGGAGACGGACCCCCGCAGCGGCCGGGCCCGGATCACGCCCGCTGAGGCGCCCTTCCGCGCGCCGGGCTCCGCCGTCGAACCGCCGCACGTGGTGCTGTTCCGGCACGCCCCGGTCGACATCGACACCCGCGCCAAGAAGATCGCCCAGACCCTGAGCCGCGGCGGCTACCGCGTCACGATCGTGTCGGTGGAGCAGCCTGGCAGTGCCCCCGGCGAGGCCGTCATGAACGACGTGCGGATCATCCGGGTGCCCCTGCAGAACGCACCGGCCGCACCGCCGAAGCCCACCTCGCTGCCGGAGCGCCTCGTCGCCAAACTGCAGCGCGACGCCCCCGCGCGGGTCCGGGCGCTGGTGACCCCGCCGTCGCAGCGCCCCGAGGCCATCATCGAGGCGCACACCGGCACCCTCGCGCAGCTGCTCGTGAGCCTGAAGCCCGATGTGCTGCACGTCCACCACCCGTACGTGTTCGACGCGGCCCGCGTCGCGCTGCGCCGGCTCGGCCCCGAGGTGCGGATGGTCTACGACGCCCGCGAGAACTGGGCAGGCCTCCCCGCCGTCGAACGGGGCGCCCGCGCGCGGCACGAGATGCTCGTGCACGCGGAGGCGGCCGGCATCGTGCACGCCGACGGTGTGCTCACCGTCGCCGAACCCCTCGCGGACGACCTCAAGGCCAGGTTCCGGCTGCCGCGGCGCCCGACGGTGGCGCTGCACTACCCGGTGGAGTACCCCCTCGTAGGCACGCGCACGGTGCGGGAGGCGCTCGGCCTGGGCGACGACGTGCAGCTGCTCGTGTACTCGGG includes these proteins:
- a CDS encoding glycosyltransferase, with the protein product MSDRKPRVVLFRHAPVDFDSRAKRIAGTLHRGGFEPIIISLEPAGGTSEEFLLDDAIRVIRVPLAFRPKESLLKSVPTDPNAPDPAVEQVRALRRRRGIYAERVKGADAASAKAAAHYAKLTAQMAPFVAGRLGRRVAHRVGWALDTVTAPLRPDAAHRDLYRDLDLATTLPIADHTAYTLTDLLISLRPDILHAHHPNVLPAAWQALDALRSAGHPVRVSLDIRENFTGLPDKEIGDIVAHRTLLELQRRFMPFADHVTSVNQQIADIVTEQYALERPAIELRNYPVLAEPTGPRTVREAAGVDDGTPLIVYSGVMSRARGMDTLIDAMAHVPADAHLAIVTMPLPHPMEPELMEQAEGLGVADRIHFVPAVDQSELIHYLSGADVAVHPMPGGSPNHDQAMPNKLFEYLHAGLTFVTSDAKLLAQFVTDNGMGRVFRSHDAEDLGRQLTAALAAPVPAEHLAALAERYSWQHNEAVILKEFSRLAILTETDPRSGRARITPAEAPFRAPGSAVEPPHVVLFRHAPVDIDTRAKKIAQTLSRGGYRVTIVSVEQPGSAPGEAVMNDVRIIRVPLQNAPAAPPKPTSLPERLVAKLQRDAPARVRALVTPPSQRPEAIIEAHTGTLAQLLVSLKPDVLHVHHPYVFDAARVALRRLGPEVRMVYDARENWAGLPAVERGARARHEMLVHAEAAGIVHADGVLTVAEPLADDLKARFRLPRRPTVALHYPVEYPLVGTRTVREALGLGDDVQLLVYSGVLSRARNLDLLIRGLAELPEHVHLALVAVPYPHPREAELRKVADVAGVAQSRLHFAPPVDQHELAYYLSGADVAVSAIPKGSPNHDLALPNKLFEYLHARLPLVHADAAAMRAFTRREGTGTVFRSGDLADYLRAVRQNLESPVPAELLAEKAAERTWQHLEPRILGLYDRLTGFIHTEPGPDFPPMTVTEVVDREG